A single Pirellulaceae bacterium DNA region contains:
- a CDS encoding phage portal protein: MFKLLSGILSRNGDRKDRSLVRGRSARHPWSLVRLLGRYDAATTTVDNVRHWAAADGLSASAANSPEVRRTLRNRSRYEIANNSYARGISLTLANDCVGTGPRLQMLTADAFANRFVEQEFFAWADAIGLAEKLRTMRLARVSDGESFGLLTSNPRIESPVQLDLKLVEAEQITSPILALDSYRYLDGIRFDEHGNPISYDVLREHPGDDAFSLTENYDTIDANSVLHFFRSDRPGQIRGIPDITPALPLFAQLRRFTLAVLAAAETAADFAGILYTDAPAGGEADAAEPFEPIELEKRALLTMPGGWKMAQMHAEQPATTYAEFKREILNEIARCLNMPFNVAAGNSSGYNYASGRLDHQTYFKSIRVEQSQMARTILDRILYAWLREAILIEGYLPNSLRTLDSSFEHQWFWDGHEHVDPAKEANAQKIRLANHTTTLAHEYARQGRDWEAELKQRAKEISLMRELGLSTDSTSLSPGDVTDDEDIAVEQAE, from the coding sequence ATGTTTAAGTTGTTGTCAGGGATTCTGAGCAGGAACGGCGATCGCAAAGATCGGTCGCTCGTCCGTGGACGCTCGGCCCGACACCCCTGGTCGTTGGTGAGATTGCTGGGGCGCTACGACGCTGCGACCACCACGGTCGACAACGTTCGCCACTGGGCGGCGGCTGACGGACTATCGGCCAGTGCGGCCAATAGCCCCGAAGTGCGCCGCACGCTACGCAACCGTTCGCGATACGAGATCGCCAACAACTCTTATGCTCGCGGCATCTCGCTGACTCTAGCCAACGACTGTGTTGGCACTGGACCTCGATTGCAGATGCTAACCGCTGACGCATTCGCAAACCGATTTGTTGAGCAAGAGTTCTTTGCTTGGGCCGATGCAATTGGCTTGGCAGAGAAGCTGCGCACGATGCGGCTGGCCCGCGTGTCGGATGGTGAATCGTTTGGCTTGTTAACTAGTAACCCAAGAATCGAATCACCGGTTCAACTCGATTTGAAGCTGGTCGAAGCTGAACAGATCACGTCACCCATCTTGGCTCTCGACAGTTATCGTTACCTCGATGGCATTCGCTTCGATGAGCACGGAAACCCAATTTCGTATGACGTACTTCGAGAGCATCCAGGTGATGACGCGTTCTCGTTGACTGAGAATTACGACACTATCGATGCCAATTCCGTCCTACATTTTTTCCGCAGCGATCGGCCTGGCCAGATCCGTGGTATTCCCGACATCACGCCGGCGCTTCCACTCTTCGCGCAGCTGCGACGATTCACTTTGGCTGTTTTGGCGGCTGCGGAAACGGCGGCTGACTTCGCAGGGATTCTTTACACCGATGCGCCGGCAGGTGGCGAAGCCGATGCGGCTGAACCGTTCGAGCCGATCGAACTGGAGAAGCGAGCGCTCCTAACGATGCCAGGCGGTTGGAAGATGGCTCAGATGCACGCTGAGCAACCGGCAACCACATACGCCGAGTTCAAGCGTGAGATTCTCAACGAAATCGCACGTTGTTTGAACATGCCGTTCAATGTCGCTGCCGGTAATTCGTCGGGCTACAACTATGCCTCCGGGCGACTCGATCACCAAACCTACTTCAAGTCGATCCGTGTCGAGCAGTCCCAAATGGCTCGCACCATTCTGGATCGCATTCTGTACGCATGGCTGCGCGAGGCGATTCTCATCGAAGGCTATCTGCCTAACTCGCTTCGCACTCTCGACTCGTCGTTCGAGCATCAATGGTTCTGGGACGGACATGAGCATGTCGACCCAGCCAAAGAAGCCAATGCCCAGAAAATCCGCCTCGCCAATCATACGACAACTCTAGCCCATGAATACGCGAGGCAGGGGCGTGATTGGGAGGCGGAACTTAAACAACGCGCGAAAGAGATCTCGCTCATGCGTGAGCTCGGACTCTCGACCGATTCAACTTCACTTTCTCCAGGAGATGTAACGGATGACGAAGACATTGCAGTCGAACAAGCAGAGTGA
- a CDS encoding dynamin family protein yields the protein MKPAEYQAAREALLKRINRLREIRDELNARDPVFVNSLPIDVRQKLVLLDREASRLRNPDLTIAFVGGFSAGKSSLVNAFLGRYLLPESTKVTTAVPTFVRSTTDDECAELHYLNEAEVTQLDDMYRREISKLYGQPDLAQLPFQNMIQSVKPLANEGRGKRLIEQFETFHTERAKRRVEPRGQIVKTSIGKVQEIIRNETEAMFLDRVVLFVQGTQVPEDVVVVDLPGVSVPNPRHREITFRFVKEDAHAVVFVLMSTRLFDKDEVEIMELFRAGESKVAEKTFWALNRWDSLSSQQQRQTIADFEAKMQEFAIPIGYQAFRTNALHGLLSQLGIKGESIDDLALQNHVKDYEDALQVRYSDSHATAFQESQIPHLQEQVVQFLNGRLRQTTLRAAQENSRANFGEPLPHHLRRAKEADDSLITGNLKREEKEVTHQRVDLRFQERATGIQEKLRELRNEVAVQKGAILVAKTKELVDELKSKLETGPETDAYQIYKEIISERELRKYPYHFEIEMRIVDNLNTLLKRNFRAIVRQQVESFFEELTQRVQSAIEGIREDVNYNAEVTTPFDEIIQHESGLFCERVDGQVMGRVTDLDALLLFKPKSFWGLMGGNEILDGLEHAARMGTQNLQNAGQAIQEADFAGKTAQIRQTLTSHYLAKVREYHEQLSHQVFPIVINNMQEIEKRILKTMETKYRPALEIVLSKEAEGEFAHKRTSVEERSRRFRSFIEDIETVMNEMTQIVAGNVP from the coding sequence ATGAAGCCAGCCGAATACCAAGCCGCAAGAGAAGCATTACTCAAAAGAATCAATCGCCTTCGCGAGATCAGAGATGAGCTTAATGCCAGAGATCCGGTGTTTGTCAATTCACTACCGATCGACGTGCGCCAAAAGCTTGTGCTATTGGACCGTGAAGCTTCCAGGCTTCGAAATCCCGATCTTACAATTGCATTTGTGGGTGGGTTTAGCGCAGGTAAGTCTTCTCTGGTGAATGCTTTCCTCGGACGATACTTGCTACCAGAGTCAACCAAGGTCACGACGGCTGTACCAACATTCGTAAGATCTACTACCGATGACGAGTGCGCGGAACTCCACTACCTAAACGAAGCTGAAGTCACGCAACTGGATGATATGTACCGCAGGGAAATCTCTAAATTGTACGGCCAGCCTGATTTAGCTCAGTTGCCGTTCCAAAACATGATTCAGTCTGTCAAGCCATTAGCGAATGAGGGACGCGGAAAACGCCTTATCGAGCAGTTTGAAACGTTTCACACGGAGCGAGCCAAACGTCGAGTTGAACCACGTGGGCAAATAGTAAAGACTAGTATTGGTAAAGTACAAGAAATCATTAGAAATGAAACAGAGGCTATGTTTTTAGACAGAGTCGTTCTGTTTGTGCAGGGAACTCAGGTACCGGAAGATGTTGTGGTAGTCGATCTGCCCGGGGTCAGCGTACCAAACCCGCGTCACCGCGAGATAACGTTTAGGTTTGTAAAGGAGGACGCCCATGCGGTGGTCTTTGTACTCATGTCAACTCGACTTTTCGATAAAGACGAAGTCGAGATTATGGAACTTTTTCGCGCGGGCGAAAGTAAAGTAGCCGAAAAAACATTTTGGGCACTAAATCGATGGGATTCGCTTTCGAGTCAGCAGCAGCGACAGACTATAGCGGATTTTGAAGCAAAGATGCAAGAATTTGCCATACCAATCGGCTATCAAGCATTTAGAACAAATGCCTTACATGGATTGCTCTCGCAACTTGGGATTAAAGGGGAGTCAATAGATGACCTAGCTCTACAGAACCATGTTAAAGATTATGAAGATGCCTTACAGGTTCGTTACTCTGACTCGCACGCAACTGCGTTTCAAGAGAGCCAGATTCCACATCTGCAAGAACAGGTTGTCCAATTCCTAAATGGACGGCTTCGGCAGACAACGCTCAGAGCAGCGCAAGAGAATTCTAGAGCAAATTTCGGCGAGCCGCTCCCACACCATCTTCGCAGAGCAAAGGAGGCTGATGATTCGTTGATTACAGGAAATCTTAAAAGAGAGGAGAAGGAGGTTACGCACCAGAGAGTTGATCTGAGATTTCAAGAACGCGCGACGGGTATCCAAGAAAAGCTTCGAGAACTCAGAAATGAGGTGGCAGTACAGAAAGGTGCGATCTTAGTTGCGAAAACCAAGGAGCTGGTGGACGAACTAAAGTCTAAACTCGAGACAGGTCCCGAGACAGATGCGTACCAAATTTACAAAGAGATTATCTCGGAGCGGGAACTGCGAAAGTATCCCTACCACTTTGAAATCGAGATGCGAATTGTTGATAACCTTAACACTTTGTTAAAACGCAACTTTCGGGCAATCGTGCGTCAGCAAGTTGAATCCTTTTTTGAGGAACTTACACAGCGTGTTCAGTCTGCAATTGAGGGAATCCGCGAGGACGTCAATTACAACGCGGAAGTAACAACCCCATTCGACGAAATAATTCAGCACGAGTCAGGCTTATTCTGCGAGCGCGTAGATGGCCAGGTGATGGGTAGAGTCACGGATCTGGATGCTTTGCTCCTTTTCAAGCCCAAGAGTTTCTGGGGTTTAATGGGTGGGAACGAGATCCTCGACGGCCTTGAACACGCTGCTCGAATGGGAACTCAGAATCTGCAGAACGCAGGGCAAGCAATTCAGGAAGCAGACTTCGCTGGAAAAACTGCTCAGATTCGTCAAACATTGACTTCGCACTACTTAGCAAAGGTTAGAGAGTATCACGAACAACTGTCTCACCAAGTATTTCCAATCGTGATTAACAATATGCAGGAGATTGAGAAACGGATACTTAAGACGATGGAAACCAAATACCGTCCCGCGTTAGAAATTGTTCTGTCAAAGGAGGCAGAGGGAGAGTTCGCGCACAAGCGAACATCCGTTGAAGAGAGATCTCGACGTTTCAGAAGTTTTATAGAGGACATCGAAACAGTAATGAATGAGATGACCCAAATCGTGGCTGGAAATGTTCCATAG